From one Lycium ferocissimum isolate CSIRO_LF1 chromosome 7, AGI_CSIRO_Lferr_CH_V1, whole genome shotgun sequence genomic stretch:
- the LOC132063534 gene encoding phosphoglycerate mutase-like protein AT74, with amino-acid sequence MKKFCHDPCQESNIIIVTHGLSSRIFLMKWFDWTIEQFEDLNRIKLGEFQVLQLGQGGEYSLAFHHDDKKLQEWGLSPDMIENQKCRAYGPTRVNSQGTSDVYPFMDCFAEDSDDENTII; translated from the coding sequence ATGAAGAAGTTCTGTCACGACCCTTGTCAAGAGAGCAACATCATCATTGTTACCCATGGACTGTCGAGTCGCATCTTCCTCATGAAATGGTTCGACTGGACCATTGAGCAATTTGAGGATCTTAACAGGATAAAACTTGGTGAATTTCAAGTTCTGCAATTAGGTCAAGGAGGGGAATACAGCCTAGCATTTCATCATGATgacaagaaacttcaagaatgGGGACTATCTCCTGATATGATAGAGAATCAGAAATGTAGAGCTTATGGTCCTACAAGGGTTAATTCGCAGGGAACAAGTGATGTATATCCTTTCATGGATTGTTTTGCAGAAGATTCAGATGATGAGAACACTATTATCTAA
- the LOC132063533 gene encoding phosphoglycerate mutase-like protein AT74H codes for MINNSTSETKYHLPKRIILVRHGESEGNKDDTTYGITPDYKIPLTTRGIQQANQAGSRILDVVSGSSDKWKVYFYVSPYVRTRSTLREIGRAFPRNRVLGVREECRVREQDFGNFQVAERMKVIKETRERFGRFFYRFPEGESAADVYDRVSHFLETLWRDVDMNRHHHDPNDELNLVIVSHGLTSRVFLMKWFKWTVEQFEYLNNLGNCEFRVMELGAGGEYSLAVHHSDEEMLEWGMSPEMIADQKWRANANRGALNDHCPWYLDEFFDHLVDSNDKDGEDVKSNNSIDLPLA; via the exons ATGATAAACAACAGTACAAGTGAAACCAAGTACCACTTACCAAAACGTATAATCTTAGTCCGTCACGGGGAAAGTGAAGGAAACAAAGACGACACAACATACGGCATAACCCCAGATTACAAAATCCCattaacaacacgtggcattCAACAAGCAAACCAAGCTGGGTCCCGGATTCTTGATGTTGTCTCTGGATCATCGGACAAGTGGAAGGTTTACTTTTATGTCTCACCATACGTGCGCACGCGCTCCACGCTCCGTGAGATTGGTCGAGCATTTCCTAGGAACAGAGTGCTTGGTGTTAGAGAAGAGTGTAGAGTTAGAGAAcaagattttgggaattttcaAGTTGCTGAGAGGATGAAAGTTATTAAGGAAACAAGAGAGAGATTTGGGAGGTTTTTTTATAGGTTTCCTGAAGGTGAATCTGCTGCTGATGTTTATGATCGTGTTTCAC ATTTCCTTGAAACTCTATGGAGGGATGTTGATATGAACAGGCACCATCATGACCCTAACGACGAGTTGAACCTTGTAATTGTATCCCATGGTCTAACTAGTCGAGTCTTTCTAATGAAGTGGTTCAAGTGGACCGTTGAGCAATTCGAGTACCTAAACAATCTAGGGAATTGCGAGTTTCGAGTTATGGAATTAGGGGCTGGTGGTGAATATAGCTTAGCAGTCCATCATAGTGATGAAGAGATGCTAGAATGGGGGATGTCCCCTGAGATGATCGCAGACCAAAAATGGCGAGCTAATGCTAACAGGGGTGCTTTGAATGATCATTGCCCTTGGTACCTTGATGAATTCTTTGACCATTTAGTGGATTCAAATGACAAAGATGGGGAAGATGTGAAATCAAACAACTCTATTGATCTTCCCCTAGCATGA
- the LOC132063535 gene encoding uncharacterized protein LOC132063535 — MMTSFCNKKVHPFICSPNSKHNGTEIDFSLPRPDIFTAASIGGDTPMTRPAATATAVEKKDPGGFGFLDEVGGTVDGLMSCTETLGFESSDERSVDDQIEDHHHDIDLFPTRKSYYGTNNMASTNNSRSSQRGNLEKKLERTRKFPPPLSSLSQDGKPNFFLRAVRKDGRLELTEVKIGRQETLLAFRQDGRLRLHLIPDEKEEEQEEEEENEDFPVETEEQLDDEEVIETIEENDDDDDDIIDDDDEEEKVEDWKFPMTSSGSGDGHWRCYGGHHGHGHNNLHVWRQRCVTTR, encoded by the coding sequence ATGATGACGAGCTTTTGCAACAAAAAAGTCCACCCTTTCATATGTTCACCAAATTCCAAACACAATGGAACAGAGATAGACTTTTCCCTCCCCCGCCCAGATATTTTCACCGCCGCTTCAATCGGTGGTGACACCCCCATGACACGGCCAGCCGCCACCGCCACCGCCGTCGAGAAAAAAGATCCAGGCGGATTTGGATTCCTAGATGAAGTTGGTGGGACTGTTGATGGACTAATGTCTTGTACAGAGACTCTAGGTTTCGAGAGTTCCGATGAGAGGTCAGTTGATGATCAAATTGAGGATCATCATCATGATATAGATTTGTTTCCTACTAGGAAATCATATTATGGTACCAATAATATGGCCAGTACTAATAATTCTAGGAGCTCGCAAAGAGGTAATTTGGAGAAGAAATTAGAAAGGACGAGAAAGTTTCCACCTCCATTATCATCCTTAAGCCAAGATGGAAAGCCAAATTTCTTCCTGCGTGCGGTGAGGAAAGATGGACGGTTAGAATTAACAGAAGTGAAAATTGGTCGGCAAGAAACTCTCCTTGCTTTCCGCCAAGATGGACGGCTCAGATTGCATCTCATTCCcgatgaaaaagaagaagaacaagaagaggaggaggaaaaCGAAGATTTTCCCGTGGAAACAGAGGAACAACTAGACGATGAAGAAGTGATTGAaacaattgaagaaaatgatgatgatgatgatgatataattgatgatgacgatgaagaagaaaaggttgaGGACTGGAAGTTTCCGATGACGAGTAGTGGAAGTGGAGATGGTCATTGGAGATGTTACGGTGGCCACCATGGCCACGGGCATAACAACTTACATGTGTGGAGGCAACGCTGTGTTACAACTAGGTGA